The Methylomonas rhizoryzae genome includes the window AAAGTCACGCCGCATGTCGCCAGCAAAGACAAAGGCTCCGCCATTGACGGTCGCACAACCCGGCACGACGGTTACCGTAAAAGTCTCAAAATCCGTAAGCGGATCGAAGAAGTCTTCGGTTGGGCCAAGACAGTCGGCCCGCTACGCCAAACCAAGTTCCGGGGGTTAAAGAAGGTCGCCGCGCAAACGATTTTTACCTTTGCCGCCTATAACCTGACGCGCATGGGTACCATTTTCGGCTGGCGATACAGTACCGCCTAGGCGGTGGTGCGCCTGAAATCCGCCAAAAGGCGGAATTTAACGCCCTTCGGGGCGAATATAACCGGCTAAAACCGGTTTTTGAGGTGTGATCGGGCTTCCAGAAGCCCAACAAAACCAAAAAATGGTTTTGAAGCCGAAGGCATATAGGCAAATTTCAACACCCTGCTAATGGCCGATAGCAACCACCAAACCCCAAAACACCTCCGCTTCCGAAAACCGGCAATTGTTACCTTAATCTCCTACGCCCCCTGTCTGGCCTTATAGCGTGCTTCCAGTTGAGTCAGTTTCTGTCCGAGATCGGGGGGGGGGGCTAAAAAAACGAAGGCATTTCCATATTTGCGCTTGCTCAGGATATGAAATTCGTCCGCCATTTTGAGTAAATCGGTGCGCGCGGTTTGGTAGCTGAGTTTATGGGCGGCCTGATGTTGCTGGATGGTGTAGATGGTCGTCGGGTGATCCAGCGCATGTCTCAGAATCGCCAACTGCCTGTGGTTTAATTTGCCTTGTAAAGCCGAGCCTTCCAGGCATTGCTCTATCTCGAATATCTCCGCCGTTTTCTTTTCCAGATATTGATGTAGAGCAGTTATGGCTTTTCTGATGACTTCCAGTTGATACACGATGAAATACGTCAAATCGTTATCGTCGGTTTCGGAATAAAGATAGGCTCTGCCGTATTGCGCCGGCGCTTGCTTAATGATTTGCGATATGGAAGTAAACTCCATCAGCCAATAGCCTTGGCTTGCCATGGACCAGTAAAACAACGCCCTGGCGGTACGTCCGTTGCCGTCCACGAACGGATGGTCGTAACCGATCATGAAATGCAGCACAATCGCCCGAATAACCGGGTGGATGAATTCCTGGGCGTCGGTATCGTTGGCGAAGGCGCATAGTTTGGCGACTCTGTCCGGCAGCTCGGCAGCATCGGGCGGGGTATGCAGCAACACCGAGGCGGTGGCATCGACCACGTGAATATCGTCACCGGCTTCCCGATACTGACCGGTTTTTTTAGGGTCCTCCAAGGTGTTTTCGGTCAGGACATCGTGCAGATGCAGAATCATAGACTCCGTCAGCCGTTCGTTTTTGACCTCCCGGATAAACTGCATGGCATGGTAATTATTGAAGATCATCTGTCCATTCCCGCCATATCCGCGTCCCTTCAGTAGCTGAACTCAAGGCGAATATCTTGAAGGCCTTGCTGATAAGAATGCCGTCCCGCTCGTTTTCCGCTGGAAAAAATTGAACTGGGAGCTTGCGCGATGAGTAAGCGTATTGATGGCGCGAACTACTAACCGGCTTTATCGTGCACCTCCCGAACTCAATGCCCCATTCCCGGTGTGCGTCGGACCGTGTAATACGTTTCATCGAATGTTCACGCCTAAATCATAAGCCCATCACAAAAAATCCCTAAGCTGGCCGCAGTTTCGATAGCTAACCGACCGGAGGGATTTTTATGTTTCGCACTTTACTGGCCTCAGCCTGCTTGGCGTTGTTGAGCGGTCAAGCTTCAGCCGCTTTAACCAGCGGTGATTTGGCGTTTACGGCGTTCAACGCCGACGAAGACGGCTGGGCGATGACGACGTTCGTCGATATCGCCGCCGATACCACCATTTTCTTCAGCGACAACGAATGGAACGGCAGCAGTTTTAACAGCGGCGAATCGTTTCATAGTTGGCACACCGGCAATAACGCGATTTCGGCCGGCACGGTGATTCGCTTTAGCAACATCGACCAAGCCGGCCGTTCGGTTTCGGTCGGAACGTTAAGCGGCAGCGGCAGCAATTTCGGAATCAGCGCTACCAGCGAAACCCTCTATGCCTATTTGGGCAGCGATTACAGCACGCCCGGAATTTTTCTAACCGCTATCTCCAGCGAGGGCGATGTCAATATCGTGCCGACCGGGTTGAGCGCCGGGGTCAATGCCGTGGTGTTGACCGATAGTAGCGATTATGCCGAATACATAGGTCCTAGAAGCGGCTTGAGCGAGTTCGCCGATTATGCGGCCTTGGTCAACGATGCGGCCAATTGGTCGATTTTGGTCGGCGGCGATCAATCCCTGCAAACACCCGATACCGCGAGTTTCAGCGTGGCGCCGGCCAGCGTGCCGTTACCGGGCACGATTTGGTTGTTCGGCAGCGTTTGCGCCGGTCTGGCGGCCATGCGCTCGCATAATAGCCGCTTGATCGTAAAAGCCAGCGACCGTTGCGTCGCCTCGGCCGGGAGATAGTTTATGAACTTGCAAAAAGTGTGTTTGGCCGGCTTGCTGAGCATGGCCGCGACTTGTGCGCAGGCGGCTACCTTGACGGCCGACGGCACTTGGTACGCCTTCGACGTTGACGAATGGGCGTCTTTGTCCGGCGGATTGGAATGGATAGATTTGGACGGCGAGGCATTGAGTTTCGATTTTAATTTGACGGCCCCGGCGTATTTGCGGGTGGTCGACGCCGGTTTCGCCGGTGACCGCTTTCAAGTGTTCGACAACGGCGATTGGTTGGGAGAAACCTCGGTGCCGGCCGCCAGCTACCCGGACAGCGTCGCAGCCGATTTCGACGCAGCATACGCCAATACCGCTTACAGCCGAGCCGTGTATTGGTTGGACGCCGGCAGTCATAGCATTAGCGGTTTGCTGAGCGGGTCCGCTACCGACGATTCCGGGTTAAGCATCAATGCAGCCTTAGGTGCGGTCAGTGTGACTGCGGTGCCGGTACCGGCTGCGGTTTGGTTGTTCGGCGCCGGTTTGGGCTTGCTGAGCGGGGTTTCCCGCGGCCGTATCGGCAAGCGTTAAGCGGGAGGACGAGCATGACGTTGAAAAATTTAACCGGCGCCGCGGCTTTGGGTTTGAGTTTGGGTTTGATAGGCAACGCTTGCGCGGCGCCTTCCACCACCCCGACCAAAACCATCAAAATCGTGGCATTTAACGATTTTCACGGCCAATTGGAATCGCCCGGCAATTTTCGCCCTACGCCCAGCGGCTCGGCGAGCATTCCGGTCGGCGGCGTGGATTGGCTGGCCGGCTACGTAGCGGAGCTGCGAAGCCGCAACCCGGACAGCATCGTGGTATCGGCCGGCGATTTAATCGGGGCAACGCCATTGGTTTCGGCTTTGTTTCACGACGAAGCTACCATTGAAACCATGAATCGGCTCGGTTTGGCGCTGAATGCGGTCGGTAACCATGAATTCGACGAAGGTAAAGCCGAGCTGTTGCGTATGCAAAACGGCGGTTGCCACCCTAGCGATCCTAATTCTTGCCGCGGTGCCGATGTCGGCACTCCGGTGCCGTTCGAAGGCGCCAAATTCAAGTTTTTGGCGGCAAACGTGGTAGACGCGGCCAGCGGCAAAACCTTGTTCGCACCTTATGCGATTAACGTGATCGGCGGCGTGCGGGTGGCGTTTATCGGCATGACTTTGAAGGAGACGCCGACCATCGTTACCCCCAGCGGCGTAGCCGGCTTGAGTTTCAAAGACGAAGCCGCCACGGTCAACGCGCTGGTGCCCAAGCTGCGCGCGCGCGGCGTGGAAGCTATCGTGGTGTTGCTGCACCAGGGCGGTACCATACCGGTGACCCAAAGCGAATCGACCATCAATAACTGCGACGAGGGCTTGGACGGTTCGCCGTTGCAAGGCATCGTCAATCAACTGGACGACGCGGTGGATTTGGTGATTTCAGGGCATACCCATCAAGCTTATAACTGCCGCTTGCCTAATCGGGCGGGCAGGCTGATTTCGGTCACCAGCGCCAACGCGCAGGGCAGGGTGCTGACCGACATCGATGTCAGCATCAACCGCGCCAGCGGCGAGGTGGTCGACGTGCAAGCCAACAACATCGTCGTCGACCGGAGCAGCGCCGATGTGCTTCCGAATACGGATATCAAAGCGATTGTCGACCATTACAAAGCGATTGCTCAACCGGTGGCCAACCGGGTGATAGGCAGCATTAGCGCCGATATTACCCGTACCGCGACGGCGGCCGGCGAATCCGCGCTGGGCGATGTGATCGCCGATGCGCAATGGGCGGCAACGGCCGCCGTCGGTTTCGGCGAGGCGGTGGCGGCCTTTATGAATCCGGGCGGCATCCGCGCCGATTTGAGTTTCGCCTCCGGCGCCGCCGCGGAAGGCGACGGCAAGGTGAGTTACGGCGAGGCCTTTACCGTGCAGCCCTTCGGCAACAGTCTGGTGACCTTGACCTTGACCGGGGCGCAAATTCATACCTTGCTGGAACAGCAGTTTACCGGCTGTACCGAAGGTTATCCCGCGGGCGCTCCGGCTAGCGGTCAACCTTTCAACCGGATTTTGCAAGTATCGGCAAGTTTTAGTTACACCTGGCAGGAAAAAGGCACGGCATGCGACAACGTCGATCCGGCCAGCATCAAAATCGGCGGTATCGAGGTTGAGCCGGATGCCGGTTACCGGATAACCGTCAACAGCTTTATGGCCGACGGCGGCGACCAGTTTTACGTCCTGACCCAAGGCACCGACCGGTTGGGCGGCGCGTTGGATTTGGATGCTTTGGAAAGTTATTTCCAAGCGAATTCACTGGTTGCACCGGGGGGGCGCGATCGCATCGGTTGGTTGCCGTAACCGCCGACGCAGGAAAAAGAATTAAGGAAGCTCGTCATACCGGCAAGGAACGCCGGGTTCTATTTTGCAGCACCGTGCTAACGATAAGGTCAGACCGGTTTTTTCAAACCTCAGCTTACTCCCCAGGCCCGTCCGGCCCGCTTTCGGACGGGCTTTTTTTGTTTGGGCGCGAGCCCATGCCCGATTAAGCGGATTTCCAACGCAGCACGACCAAAGTGACGTCGTCGTGGAAGTTATCGCGTTGGCAAAAGTCGACTAATGCGGCTAACAGCGCGTCAATCACGGCTTGCGGTTCGGACTCGCGCTCGGCGGTCAGGATGTGTTTCACCCGCTGTATGCCGAAGAATTCCTGTTGCGGATTTTCGGCTTCTATCAAGCCGTCGGTATAAAACAATACCAGGTCGCCGTCGTTCAATTGCGCGGTTTGTTCGGCGAATTCGACGTGCTTTCGTACCCCGATCAGCAGGCCGTCCGCGTCTAATTCCACGATGTCGGCGTTGTTGGATGGGCACAGCAACGGTGGCGGGTGGCCGGCATTGGCAAAGTGCATCAAGCGCCGGGATAAATCGATCTGCATGTAAAACAAGCTGATGAAGTAATCGGCGTGGTCCAAATCGTCGAACAAGAATTGATTCAACGCGGATAAGGAGGCGGCCGGCGAAGCCGGGCTGCCGGTTTGTACCCGCAATGCGCTGCGAGTTTCCGCCATAAACAACGATGGGCCTATCGAATGGCCGGATACGTCGGCGATGACGATATCGACATGTTCGGCGTCGCGATAGAAATAATCGTAGTAATCGCCGCCGACTTTATCGGCCGGCAAGCAAACGCCGGTTATTTCGAACTGGTCGGTGGCAATGGCCGAGCTTGGCAACAAATTGGCTTGGATGCGCTGGGCGATTTTCAACTCGTTTTGTGCGACGGCCAATTCGACCTGGGCCTGACGTATGCGTTGCTCCGCCGCTTTACGGCTGCTAATGTCGTGAATGAAGCCGCTGAAAATATAGCTGTTGCCGAGTTTCAGCGGGGAAATGCTCAGTTCCACCGGAAATTCGCTGCCGTCGCGGCGTACCGCGATTTGTTCGATTTGCCGGTTCAAGATTGCGCTTTGACCGGTTTTTAGAAATTGCTGCATGCCTTGCCGATGCGCGGCGCGAAACCGTTCCGGGATGATGAGCCGGTCCAGGCGCCGGCCTATGGCTTCCTGCGCGGACCAGCCGAACAGGGTTTCGGCGCGTTGGTTCCAATCGGT containing:
- a CDS encoding Fic family protein, with the translated sequence MIFNNYHAMQFIREVKNERLTESMILHLHDVLTENTLEDPKKTGQYREAGDDIHVVDATASVLLHTPPDAAELPDRVAKLCAFANDTDAQEFIHPVIRAIVLHFMIGYDHPFVDGNGRTARALFYWSMASQGYWLMEFTSISQIIKQAPAQYGRAYLYSETDDNDLTYFIVYQLEVIRKAITALHQYLEKKTAEIFEIEQCLEGSALQGKLNHRQLAILRHALDHPTTIYTIQQHQAAHKLSYQTARTDLLKMADEFHILSKRKYGNAFVFLAPPPDLGQKLTQLEARYKARQGA
- a CDS encoding bifunctional metallophosphatase/5'-nucleotidase, whose product is MTLKNLTGAAALGLSLGLIGNACAAPSTTPTKTIKIVAFNDFHGQLESPGNFRPTPSGSASIPVGGVDWLAGYVAELRSRNPDSIVVSAGDLIGATPLVSALFHDEATIETMNRLGLALNAVGNHEFDEGKAELLRMQNGGCHPSDPNSCRGADVGTPVPFEGAKFKFLAANVVDAASGKTLFAPYAINVIGGVRVAFIGMTLKETPTIVTPSGVAGLSFKDEAATVNALVPKLRARGVEAIVVLLHQGGTIPVTQSESTINNCDEGLDGSPLQGIVNQLDDAVDLVISGHTHQAYNCRLPNRAGRLISVTSANAQGRVLTDIDVSINRASGEVVDVQANNIVVDRSSADVLPNTDIKAIVDHYKAIAQPVANRVIGSISADITRTATAAGESALGDVIADAQWAATAAVGFGEAVAAFMNPGGIRADLSFASGAAAEGDGKVSYGEAFTVQPFGNSLVTLTLTGAQIHTLLEQQFTGCTEGYPAGAPASGQPFNRILQVSASFSYTWQEKGTACDNVDPASIKIGGIEVEPDAGYRITVNSFMADGGDQFYVLTQGTDRLGGALDLDALESYFQANSLVAPGGRDRIGWLP